A single Bacillus sp. OxB-1 DNA region contains:
- a CDS encoding 2-keto-4-pentenoate hydratase, whose protein sequence is MPMMVAKDIVRSLYEAERNAETVEQFACHLESFTENDAYDIQEKLIREKCRLEQTLQSGWKLGLTSKAKQQMMGVHEPSYGVLLKNMLLLEGQTHSLKSFIHPKLEPEIGFIFKRDITGPYITSAQIAEAIDYVVPAFELIDSRFERFKFTLLDAVADNSSSSRYILGNQYCKLDQIDLRLMGIVFRKNGQVLSTATSAAVMGNPLSAITWMANKLLKRGQHIKKGEVVLSGSLSEAISIKPGDHFSASFDGLGTIHVSFGEEA, encoded by the coding sequence ATGCCGATGATGGTAGCCAAAGATATCGTCCGAAGTTTGTATGAAGCTGAAAGAAACGCAGAAACAGTTGAACAGTTTGCATGTCATTTGGAATCATTTACGGAAAATGATGCGTATGACATTCAGGAGAAATTGATCCGGGAAAAATGCAGGCTGGAACAGACATTGCAATCGGGATGGAAATTAGGATTAACGAGTAAAGCCAAACAACAAATGATGGGAGTGCATGAGCCGTCATATGGTGTGTTACTGAAAAACATGCTGCTCTTGGAAGGACAAACCCATTCGTTGAAATCGTTTATCCATCCGAAATTGGAACCGGAAATCGGCTTCATTTTCAAGCGGGATATTACCGGGCCTTATATTACATCCGCTCAAATTGCAGAGGCGATCGATTATGTCGTTCCTGCCTTTGAACTGATTGATAGCCGTTTTGAGCGATTTAAATTTACGTTGCTGGATGCCGTCGCGGATAATTCATCGTCCTCTCGTTATATTCTAGGCAATCAATATTGCAAACTGGACCAAATCGATTTGCGGTTAATGGGCATCGTCTTTAGAAAAAATGGCCAGGTGCTTTCAACGGCTACATCCGCCGCAGTTATGGGCAATCCTCTTTCAGCGATCACATGGATGGCGAATAAATTGCTGAAGCGTGGACAGCACATTAAAAAAGGGGAAGTTGTTTTAAGCGGTTCATTAAGTGAGGCCATTTCCATTAAA